In Calditrichota bacterium, the sequence TATTGCGGTGGGAGCGGTTCGAATGGATGGAGAAATTGCCTCGTTCAGCTCCGATGGACCCACATCCGACGGTCGCATCAAACCGGACGTGGTGGCACCGGGTGTGGGGGTTTATGTGGTCTCCCCCTACACAACGGATGGCTTCACGCGTTCCAGCGGGACGTCATTTTCATGTCCGTTAACGGCAGGTGTTTCTGCGTTGATTTTATCGGCTTACCCGGAGTTGAAACCCATGCAGGTTCGGGATGCTTTGCGAAACACGGCAAACAACGCAAAATATCCAAACAATTTGTACGGCTGGGGGTTGATTGATGCGTACAAGGCGCTTCAGTATGCCAAAACAGAGGTGGAGGGGGTTAATGGGTCCGTTATTCCCAAAAAACTGGAGCTGTCTGATGCCTATCCCAATCCCTCGCCCGGTTTTGTGTCTGTTCGTTATGGTCTGCCCCAAGAGACGGATGTTACGATCTCCGTGTACAACATCCTTGGGCAGCGGGTCAAGACGCTATTTCACGGGGATCAATTTGCCGGAGGGAATCACATTGTATCGTGGAATGGACGATCAGAGACGGGTGAGCCGGCTCCTTCCGGAGTGTATTTTCTGGTTTTGAAAACCAATCGTGCCCATGCAACCCAACGAATTTTGTTACTGAGAAAATAAAATAAGGCATTTTTATGGCAAAAAAACCGGTTGTCGCGTTGGTACTCGGCGGTGGCGGAGCCCGCGGCATGGCGCACATCGGCGTGTTAAAGATTCTTGAAGAGGCTCAGATTCCAATTGATCTGATTGTGGGAACGAGTGCCGGTTCACTGGTGGGAGCCATGTACGCAACATCCCAAAATGTTGTGACGCTTATTCGCCGCTTCGAAGAATTCTTACAGAGTAAAACGTACAATCATACGGGCATGCCAAAATTCCTTCAAAAAAAACCCGCTGAAAATTTTTTTGGTCAGGTTGCCACCTACCTGGAGGAACGAATTGTCATTAATCTGGCTTACAGCCGGACGGGTTTGCTTGAACGGCGCCGCCTTCGGGAAGCGGTTGATTTTTTGGTCGATCCGGTGAGTATCCGCGAAACCAAAATTCCTTATGCCGCCGTTGCGGTCGACCTTATTTCGGCAAAAGAACTCATATTTACAGAGGGAAACCTCCAAACGGCTGTTGAGGCGAGTTCCTCGCTGCCGGGATTTTTGCCTCCCCTCAAACAAAATTCCCATGTTCTGGTAGATGGCGCGGTTCTTCACACGGTTCCGGTTATTCCGGCCAAAAAATTGGGGGCTGATTTTATTATTGCCGTCAACGTAAGCCAATCTTTAGACAATGAACCGGAGCTGGATAACGTCATTGATATTCTTTTTCGATCAAATTCAATTACATCGTATCGCTACAGTCGGATGCAAATGAAAGAGGCGGATCTTATTATTCGGCCTGATGTGGGGGATGTCCACTGGTCGAATTTTTCCCGGTTCAATGAGTTGATCGAGAAGGGGGAGGAGGTGGCCCGCAAAGCCGTTCCCGTTATTCGCCAAAAAATGCAAAAGAAATTCCAGTTTGGTTACCGATGGTTTCGGGGAAAAAGGGAAACCATCTGGATTGATAATAAGGGTGTTCGTGTTTATCAGGTGGAGGATTAAGCGGTGGAAATCTCAGGAATGCTTTCCCCGGATATGATTTTTCTGGATATTCCCGGAAAAACCAAAGAAGAGGTGATCCGTGAACTGGTTAACCGGATTACAGAAAAAAAAGCAGTCTTAAAAAATCCCGATCAGTTTTATGAAGAAGTGTTGGAGCGCGAACGATTAGGAAGTACCGGAATCGGAGAGGGAGTGGCTATTCCGCATGCCAGAACAGACAATGTGGGGAAGATGATTGTTGTTTTTGCCCGAACAAGAGACGCCATTGATTTTAATTCCGATGACAAGCGTCCGGTACGGCTGCTTTTTATGATCGCCGTTCCGGTCAGGGGATTGAAATCGTACCTGACCACGTTAGCCAAAATCTCACGCATTGTCCGGCAGGAGAAGGTGCGGCGTATGTTATTGGAAGCATCCTCTCCGGAGGATGTGATCCGTGTCATTCAAATGGCGGAAAAGGAAATTTCAAGTTAATTATCCGGCAGATAAAGGGCAACAAGTTTGGCGAATCATAATTTACGAATTTTGACCTGGGGGGCGCTTTTTATTACATTGGGAATCCTTCTGCCGATTCTTTTTCATCTTTTTGGCTTGGGTCCCGTTTTTTTGCCGATGTTCATCCCCATTCTGACGGCTGGTTTTTTGATGCCTCCGGCCAGTGCCATTTTTATTGGGGTCAGCACACCCATCCTGTCTTTTCTCATCACGCACATGCCGCCTGTAATTATCCTTCCGCTCATGATCATTGAGGGACTTTTTCTGGGAGGCATCCCGGCCGTTTTTTATGGAAAATTAAAGTGGAATTTCTGGCTCGTTCTTTTAGCAGCCCTGATCTTTGACCGGATTTTGTTGGGAATGATGGTCCTTTTACTGGCGCCGGTTTTTCATTTGCCTTCTCGACTTTCGTCCATTTACATGGTCGTGCAGGGCTTTCCCGGCATTTTGCTCAATCTGTTTGTGGTTTCTGTTTTTGTGAAGCTGCTGAAATTCACCGATGCGGGCAGGCTTTAGTTTTTCTTAACAGCAAAAAAGATTCGAATCAAAAAATACACATTCCCTTTTTAAGAGCCCTTTTGGATAATCGAAGGGTTTTTTTATGACAAAAAAAATTTGCCAATGGGCTTAAGTAAGTGTTTTTCTATTGACAGAAAGGGTTTGAATCCTTATTTTATTCTAAAGAAAAAAATAATAAGATTAGATTTCATTTTATATAGTATATAATATAGTTTTTCAAAAAAGCACAGCACGATTCAATTAATTTCTGCTGGTACGGGTCTGCCTAACAGGCTTTTGTTATGCAAATATATTAAAGGGTGCCTCATTCCCCGCCAAAACACAGCGGGAACATTCCCAGAACTCGCAGCGGCAGATTAAATTAAAATAAATCATGGAGGATCCTATGAAAACAATCAAAATTTGGGGCATGGCCGTGTTTGTCATGCTCATTTTTAGTTATGGCGTATTGGCATCCGAACATCCCAAAATTCCTCTTCTGGATGAGCAGGGGAATAATGTGATTGAAATGGCCAAAAAGCAGGGACAGAAGTTGGTGCTTAACGGAGTTACCTATTACAAAGGGGCTCCATACAGCTCCGAGCAAACCTGCGGCGCCTGCCACGATGTAAAGGCCATTACAAAGGCGTACCATTTTCAAATAGGGGCAACTGAGGTCAGTGATGACTGGGGTGAAAAGCATCCTCAATATCACGACAAATACTTGACCTCCCCCGGTCAGTATGGCTTCTGGTGACCGCCCTCCTATCGCCAGTTGGCGAGAAAACACAATACTTCTCAATTAACCTTCGATATTGGCACACCTGAAGAGGTTTTTACCTGCGCCTCGTGTCATCCGGGGGGTGGCCCCTATGAATACGATCGCAATGGCAAGCGTCTGGATCAAACGAATCCGAACAAAGTGCCCCCATTAGACGGAGATTATTACAGCTACACCACAAAAGAGACGTCTCAGGGAACCTGGGGAAAGCCCCACAAATTTGACTGGCGAAAAACGGGTTCTCTTGAAGTGGATTGTATGATTTGCCATTTGGATCCGGATGCCAAACGTATCTCGGATGCGACTGGCGTAAAACCGATGGCATACAATCCTCGGATCCGAATCTTTGCCAAACGAAAACTGGGAAAAGTTACGGCTGTTTCTCTGGGAATTTACCCTGGCCCGGGCTGGCAATCAGCTTTCACGTACTCCGATCCCCTGTCGCGCAGTAAAATCACATTTGAAAAGGACAAATATTATGTCGATTTGGACAATCCCATGGCGGATGCCCGAAATTATATGCGCGCGCCCTATGTGGAAGGTCAGGGGTTTAATTACGTTGGGTTAAGGGCAAAACGCCAGTTCTTGGGCCATTATTTCCGGTGGGCGCCCTCTGCAGGTCTGATGGGCTGGGATAATAATCAGGATGGTTACCCGATTACCTATCTGAAATTGGTCAAACACAAGGGTAAATTTGTTCCGGAAGTCTATTATGAGGCCAGTGAATTTGATAATGACAATGAAATATCGGTTCCGATGCTGAGTTCAAAAGAGACAGAAAACGGCCAAAATAAATGGACGCGCGTGTGTGCCCAGTGTCATGTGGGTGTGAAAGACCCGATTAATGGAAGTTTTCAGGTGCGAACCTGGGGTATGGGCATGAAAGCCGATATTGTGAAGCGCGGAGAAATCTGGAATCTAAATCCTCAATCGGAAAAGGATCCCGGATACGACGTTCATGGCGCTGCCGGACTGGAATGCACCAGCTGCCATGCCCGAACGAAGCCAGACTCGGTAGAATGGGATGATTATGTGGTCAATCCTGATCACAACTTTCTTAAAGGCAATGATTCCGGTAATGCCGTTCGCAATGATCTGGATAACCACCCGTCCCCGAAAAATTGTACCTATTGTCACATTCAGGAAGAAGTCGGTCCCAATCCTCATGAAGCGCATGCCAAAGTTTTCGGGAGTTCGGCCTGGGTGCATATGAATAAGATTGCCTGTGAAACCTGTCATATACCTCATGTGCGCTATTGGACGTTTCGGTCCTTTGATTACAGCCTCGGATTTCAATTCGATTAC encodes:
- a CDS encoding patatin-like phospholipase family protein, whose protein sequence is MAKKPVVALVLGGGGARGMAHIGVLKILEEAQIPIDLIVGTSAGSLVGAMYATSQNVVTLIRRFEEFLQSKTYNHTGMPKFLQKKPAENFFGQVATYLEERIVINLAYSRTGLLERRRLREAVDFLVDPVSIRETKIPYAAVAVDLISAKELIFTEGNLQTAVEASSSLPGFLPPLKQNSHVLVDGAVLHTVPVIPAKKLGADFIIAVNVSQSLDNEPELDNVIDILFRSNSITSYRYSRMQMKEADLIIRPDVGDVHWSNFSRFNELIEKGEEVARKAVPVIRQKMQKKFQFGYRWFRGKRETIWIDNKGVRVYQVED
- a CDS encoding ECF transporter S component, whose protein sequence is MTWGALFITLGILLPILFHLFGLGPVFLPMFIPILTAGFLMPPASAIFIGVSTPILSFLITHMPPVIILPLMIIEGLFLGGIPAVFYGKLKWNFWLVLLAALIFDRILLGMMVLLLAPVFHLPSRLSSIYMVVQGFPGILLNLFVVSVFVKLLKFTDAGRL
- a CDS encoding PTS sugar transporter subunit IIA, producing the protein MEISGMLSPDMIFLDIPGKTKEEVIRELVNRITEKKAVLKNPDQFYEEVLERERLGSTGIGEGVAIPHARTDNVGKMIVVFARTRDAIDFNSDDKRPVRLLFMIAVPVRGLKSYLTTLAKISRIVRQEKVRRMLLEASSPEDVIRVIQMAEKEISS